Genomic window (Vigna unguiculata cultivar IT97K-499-35 chromosome 10, ASM411807v1, whole genome shotgun sequence):
accATCATATATATACCCTAAAAGAGCCATgcccaaaaaataatattatatcaaaatttaaaagatagttGATCGTTatccatcaaaataaataataaatacaaattgttGAAAACAAACGAAAACAATTCACCCAAAAACAGGACTtctgtaaaaatataaaaattaaaaatcatatataaaatctCAAATTCCATACAAAATTGTAAATGTATTTTCtatagaacaaaaataaaaaaagcacACATAAAAATACCactgatataaaaataaataaaatcatgtatgcaaacataaattttaacgCATACTCAACAcgaaaatcatataaaaatagcaatttgtttaattttagaGCAGTGTTTCCATCGCAACTTATTTACTCggttactttttattaaaatttatcgatttttcttagaaaaaaaatttaattactgaTTTAGTCATcaatttgttattgttttgttttattttgatccTTTTTATTGTTGAgttgaatttagtcatttaattttaaaaaaattcaaattagtccttttattattatttatttaatttagtcttatttttttaatataattttatcaagttaaaattaaattaataactaaatttaattacaatttatattaacatgttaaaacaaatatttaagatTTATATATCATATCACTTTAGGTAAGAAAAGAGTATtcagataaaatataaaactttaactaattttaatatttagatggaataatttgatgtataaattaaaaaaagttattttaatatttatatataaattgtaattaaacttaattaataatcaaattgtaattattaacttaatttaaaattgaaaaatataaaattagattatttaaaaaaaacactaaattgaatagaaatcaataaaaaaataaaattgaacatttaaaaaaataaaagattagagtaaatcaaaaaataataaagaaattaaaatgaattaaaataaaaaattagaacactaaattactaattaaaaaaacataagaaaatgatataattttaataatttttttatagagaTTCTTAGTCATATTCATGTTTCTATACCAAAAATTATAATGTGAACCAAACTTCCGAAAGCCAAAACTAAAGGAAATGGTTCAAAGCAACATTCTGAGAGTTCCATGGAGCTTCTCTGCAACGTGGAAATCTTAAAGCACCTTTTTAGAATTCACAATTCCGAAGAAACTAATGAAGAAATCTTGCAGCATCTTTATTGATCAATGTAGGTTACTAATTTCTCGTGCAGCGGTGTTCTTAAGCTCAAGGCTCTGCAGTAAAACATTTTATTCTCTCTGTTGCATTCTGATATGATGTGATATATTTTTGGATGATGATactttaatctatttattttttatttatttttaatctataactttaattattattaaatcattatatcacattattaaaaaataaaatttaattataattgaagTAATgagttaaaagtaaataaaaaaataaattaaaatattatttttctatatttttctgTGACTCTTTTCGATTATTGTTGAAAATGCaatgaaaatatgttattatgTCTTATGGTTTCTCATTTTGTTGgttggttttctttttttaaaccattttgtgttattttaatgtaacaataaaaagaattgaTCCGTGATATTTTGTCTTTCCATCAACATAAAGATAAAAGTCATCTGATTCTCACCTCAGCATAGCTAAGATGTACGATTTGGTTCCGTTAGTTAGTTCCCAACTTTCCCTTTctgacaaaacaaaaatagcacTCTGATTCACCATCATTCACCATCCACCTGTCTGTTCCGGGCTTCTCTTTCGGCTCCACACTTTTCtcgttttctctctcttttcccGCCAACCACCTTTCCTCACTCCCCCCTTTTGATATTTTTGCTCAGAAGATTTGATAATGGGAGACCCATCTGGTAAATTTTGAACCTTTGGAAGGTTTTGGTACCTGGGTCGGTGGAAAGAATGGACTTTGAGAGGAAGGTGGAGGTGGTGGGTTTGGTTTGAGGATGAATTTTTGCTATGACATGGAAGGTTGGGTTTTGGATTTAGGTTCATTGCCTCCAACCATTGTCATCGAATGCCGATTCCAGCTGCGATCGGCATTCGATTCCTCCTTCGTTCCGTCCCTACCTTTCTCCATTCCAATCACAAACTAGGCCCCATCCGATAAACATAtactaataattagaaaaaggaaacaatttGTCTTAAGAGTTCTGATTGTTTCAGCCACTAGAATGAATTCTGGTGCTGTCTTGATACTGCCCCCGGTGTGCAATGTGTTCGGGACTACGGAGCCTCAGGATTTTGAGGACGAGTTTGCGGAGAAAGATCCAACCGGACGGTATACAAGGGTATTATGACTCCAGTCTCATAAGCACCTTCACACATTATTCGTTTATATGttttttgattcatttttagTCAACTTCGTTGTTCTTCTAAAGTTTAATAATTACGTGTGTTTGTATATGTGCTAGTTGAGCCAGAGGGATAGTTTTTAAGCAATAGTGATTTGAAATTGATTAGCCGTGTTTTTCTCGTTTGTCTGGATGAGAAGCTTGAAATGCAAGGTATATAAGTTGAAGAAATGACTAGATGGTAGAGACGGTGTATCATGCGCAAAAATGCCTCATCTCCTTCCTTTTGAATTATGGACACTTTTGTGAGGCTTGCAAGTGTGTTATCATTAGAGAAACAGTTATAAATTGGCTGTTTGGTATctgacattttatttattaatgctGTATCTGTGTGAAAGAGAAGTTCACAAATTAAGTTCCACTTTTACTTTGTAATGCGGAAGTGTAAAACCTATCTCATGCTTAAGATTCAATACTACAAATAATCctctttatgaaaaaaattgctTTCTGTGAAGGGGATTTCTTTACTTCATTCTACGATTCACTTGTTCATTATATTTGCTGTTAGCTtgactttttttctcttttttgtttttgtctcaGTACACTGAAATCTTGGGAAGGGGTGCCTTCAAAACTGTGTAAGATTTAATGCCTAATCCTTCTCActtgtatttttctttctatatataattgtttgttCTCATTATCTCTATTTTGTTGTATTTTCTTCCTCGTGTTCTTGGTTAATTTGATTCAGATAAGGCTATTTAATGGCAGTTTTGACTCGTGAAAGCATGCTATTTAATCTCTTTCCCTTTTCCAGTTATAGGGCCTTTGATGAAGTTGACGGAATTGAAGTTGCTTGGAATCAAGTTAAGATTGATGGTCTCTTGCATTCAGTTGATGATCTTGCGAAATTGTATTCtgaagttaatcttttgaagtCTTTGAAACATGATAATATCATTAAGTTCTGTGATTCTTGGATTGATGATAAGGAGAAAACTGTTAACATGATTACTGAACTCTTCACATCAGGAAATTTAAGGCAGTAGGTTCTCCTGATTTTTGTCCCCTTtcctttatattatttgattgtAACACGCACATATGAAGTTTTTGTACACCTTTGGCTGACAGATATCGCAAGAAGCATAAATATGTTGAAATGAAAGCTATAAAAGGTTGGGCCAGGCAGATTCTTCATGGCTTACTATATCTTCATAGTCACAAGCCACCCATTATTCATAGGGACTTGAAATGTGATAACATCTTTGTGAATGGAAACCAGGGTGAAGTTAAGATAGGGGATCTTGGTTTGGCAATTGTCATGCAGCAACCAACTGCTCGAAGTGTTATTGGTAACATATTACTTCCTGAAATGTGATGTTTTTATCATATTGCTTCCAATGGCACTGAGCTATGCTTGTGTTTGTTGTTTCTCTATTTTACAAAAGGGACTCCTGAGTTTATGGCTCCAGAACTATATGAAGAGTCATACACAGAACTGGTTGACATCTATTCTTTTGGGATGTGCATATTGGAGATGGTCACTTTTGAGTATCCCTATAACGAATGCAAAAATCCAGCTCAAATCTTTAAGAAAGTTACCTCAGtgagtaaataaattattggcATATTCATACCGCTTTAACTTAAAATACAAACAATTTAACTTGCTGTGTTGTGATGCATGTCACATTTCAGGGCATCAAACCTGCTTCCCTTAATAAGGTGAGTGATCCTCAAATTAGGCAGTTTATTGAGAAATGTTTGGTTCCAGCATCTGAGAGATTGTCAGCAGAGGAGCTTCTGAAAGATCCATTTCTACAAGTTGAGAATTTAAAGGATCCTGTCCTTTATCCTGTAAAACCACCTAGAAGAACTCTGAGAGCATACTCATTCAAGTCTAATTCTCATTCTATGGACTTGGATAGTGACTACAAACAGTTTGCTATGAGTATCTGTTCGGAAAGCAACCAAGAAAGCCCATA
Coding sequences:
- the LOC114166782 gene encoding probable serine/threonine-protein kinase WNK10 isoform X2, with product MNSGAVLILPPVCNVFGTTEPQDFEDEFAEKDPTGRYTRYTEILGRGAFKTVYRAFDEVDGIEVAWNQVKIDGLLHSVDDLAKLYSEVNLLKSLKHDNIIKFCDSWIDDKEKTVNMITELFTSGNLRQYRKKHKYVEMKAIKGWARQILHGLLYLHSHKPPIIHRDLKCDNIFVNGNQGEVKIGDLGLAIVMQQPTARSVIGTPEFMAPELYEESYTELVDIYSFGMCILEMVTFEYPYNECKNPAQIFKKVTSGIKPASLNKVSDPQIRQFIEKCLVPASERLSAEELLKDPFLQVENLKDPVLYPVKPPRRTLRAYSFKSNSHSMDLDSDYKQFAMSICSESNQESPYCPVFQVQRANINNEFRLKGTKNDDNSVSLTLRIADTCGRVRNIHFLFYLDSDTAVSVATEMVEHLELADHDVPFIAELIDYLIMKLLPWWNPSHDRWVCGEINPNIDAQNLMGGWPWASAIPSSVPCDLVIEEDGYSRTDTTPKEDFVAADKNSLIEESGDKATFEGGYHSQRSEASEVVVENASMKDDSCHYSNVDASSKCLNSRSISELELGDEYYEDCKLQQENYCSGEEVVINEYPTNSGSVLGTSTNVGSQRSSCSYVSSAVEEIDLELQFELAVIETHYQHWIDELNEMKLEALESTRRRWMAKKKLGVR
- the LOC114166782 gene encoding probable serine/threonine-protein kinase WNK10 isoform X1, which produces MNSGAVLILPPVCNVFGTTEPQDFEDEFAEKDPTGRYTRYTEILGRGAFKTVYRAFDEVDGIEVAWNQVKIDGLLHSVDDLAKLYSEVNLLKSLKHDNIIKFCDSWIDDKEKTVNMITELFTSGNLRQYRKKHKYVEMKAIKGWARQILHGLLYLHSHKPPIIHRDLKCDNIFVNGNQGEVKIGDLGLAIVMQQPTARSVIGTPEFMAPELYEESYTELVDIYSFGMCILEMVTFEYPYNECKNPAQIFKKVTSGIKPASLNKVSDPQIRQFIEKCLVPASERLSAEELLKDPFLQVENLKDPVLYPVKPPRRTLRAYSFKSNSHSMDLDSDYKQFAMSICSESNQESPYCPVFQVQRANINNEFRLKGTKNDDNSVSLTLRIADTCAGRVRNIHFLFYLDSDTAVSVATEMVEHLELADHDVPFIAELIDYLIMKLLPWWNPSHDRWVCGEINPNIDAQNLMGGWPWASAIPSSVPCDLVIEEDGYSRTDTTPKEDFVAADKNSLIEESGDKATFEGGYHSQRSEASEVVVENASMKDDSCHYSNVDASSKCLNSRSISELELGDEYYEDCKLQQENYCSGEEVVINEYPTNSGSVLGTSTNVGSQRSSCSYVSSAVEEIDLELQFELAVIETHYQHWIDELNEMKLEALESTRRRWMAKKKLGVR